CAGGAAACCCGCGTAAGCATTCTTCTTGTCGAACACTTTGGCAAACCACTTCGTCAGTATCGCGCCGATGATGGTCACGATGGTACCCGACAACAGGAATGAGGAGGTGAGCGTCTCAAAAGAAAGAGAAATGGGCTTTCCCAGAACGATGTACTGCTGGTTCTGGATGTAGTACTTGAAAAAGTACGGGATAGAACTGTTGCGCATGACGATATAGACGAGTTGGAACACGGTCGCTATAGCCACCAGCACCCAGGGTCTGTTACCGAACAGGTCGCGCAGGTCCTGGAAGAAATCAGACTTTTGCCCCTTCGGCGGATACACACGTTCCTTCGTCGAGGCAAAGGTGAGGATGAAAAGCACCACCGCCAATGCCGACAGACACCCCATCGCGCGCTGCCATCCTGCCGCCTCGTTGCCGTGACCGAGGTATTTCACCAGCGACATGGTCGCCGCCTGGACGATGAACCCCCCTACGAACGCCGCCACAAACCGGTACGAGGAGATTTCGGTCCGTTCCAACGAGTTAGGGCTGATGACGCCCATGAGTGCCGAGTAAGGAACGTTGATTGCCGTGTAAATCATCAGCATCACGGTGTAGGTTGCATAGGCGTAAATGAGCTTTCCCGGGGCGCTGAGACCAGGTGCGGTGAAGGTGAGCACCCCCATGACGCCAAATGGTATCGCAAACCATAGCAGGTAGGGCCGAAACTTCCCCCACCTCGTCTGCGTGCGGTCGGCAATCATGCCCATCAAGGGGTCGTTGACGGCATCCCAGATGCGGGTGACCAGGAACATGGTGCCAATCGCAGCCGCCGGCAGGCCCGCCACGTCCGTGTAGAAATACATCAGGAAAAGCATGAAGCTTTGGAAGAACAAGTTGGAGGCGGTGTCTCCCAGGCTGTAGCCGATCTTCTCCCGCACCGAAAGCCTTGTCTGTTCCACAGTCGACTCCTGCGCTCGTTCCCTGCAGTCCTGCTCTGCCTAAGCGGCGGCTATTTCACCTCGGCCGGAATGACGTGCAACGTCACCTTTGCCAAGTCCTCATCGCGTGAAGAGTTGCCCACCATGATCTCAAAATCGCCCGGCTCCACCGTGCATTGTTTGTCGATATTGGTGAAGGCTAACTGCTCGAAGCCGACGGGAAATTCCACGGTGACGCGGCCACCAGGTTCAAGATGTACCCGGCGAAAACCCCGCAACTCCTTGACCGGGCGTGTTACCGAACTCACCATGTCCCGCACGTACATCTGCACTACTTCGTCCCCGGCGCGGCGCCCGGTATTGGCCACGTCCACAAAGACCCTTGTCGATTCGCCCACCCGGATGGTGCTCCTTTCCAAGCGCAGGTTGGTGAAGCTAAAGCTCGTGTAGCTCAATCCATACCCGAACGGAAACAGCGGGGTAACGTCATCGAAAAGGTATCCCCGGCGAGCGGAGGGCTTGAAATTGTAGTAGCACGGGATGTGTCCCACCGAGCGTGGGAAAGAAATCGGCAGCTTTCCTCCGGGGTTGTAGTCACCAAAGAGCACATCCGCCACGGCATACCCTGTTTCCTGGCCCAAGTACCAGCACTCCAGAATCGCTGGCACATGCTGGGCGATGAAGTTGATGGATTTGGGGCGGCCGTTGAACAGCACTACCACCACGGGCTTCCCGGTGGCAAGCAGCGCCGCCGCCAGTTCATTCTGCCTACCCAGCAGGTCCAAGTTGGTTCTATCGCCTAAGTGGCTCCTGCTCCACGCCTCTCTGGCTGTCTGCTCATTACCTCCCAATGCCAAAATGATTACATCTGCATCCTTGGCCACTCGTACTGCCTTGCGGATAGCCCGACGGTCCTCCTCAGGGTCTGGCAGTCTCACGACATCCTCCTGCCACGATCCCCCCACCGTTATCTTGCAGCCTTCACTGTAGACGACCCTACATCTGCCCCCCATCTTCTGCCGGATTCCCTGCAGCACGGAGGCATAGTACTTGGGTGTGCCACTGTAGCCGCCGAGTAGAACCCAGTCGGCGTTAGGCCCGATGACAGCTATGGTACTGCCCGGCTTTGGTTGCAGGGGCAAGAGGTTTCCGTCATTCTTGAGCAGAATGATGGCCTCCCGCGCGGCCTGCAGCGCCACCTCCCGGTCGTTTTCCAACTTCCGTTCGACACGCCCTGGCTCGACAGGCACGAAGGGGTTATCGAACAAACCCATGATGAACTTGTAGCGCAGCATCTGGCCGACCAGCTCGTCAAGGACTTGTTCCTTTAGCCGTCCCTCCCTCACCAAATCTAACAGAAACGGATAGCAATCCATGTCAGGCAGTTCGATGTTGACGCCGGCCATGGCTGCCAGCAAGGCGGCCTCTTTCTTGTCGCCGGCAACGAAATGGCCGAGAGCCTGGTCACGACGATGCAACTCAGTGATGGCGTAGTAGTCAGAGACAACAAATCCCTGGAACCCCCATTCCTCACGCAGTACCTCGCGCAACAGCCATCCATTTGCATGGGAGGGAACGCCGTCAATCTCGTTGTAGGAGGCCATCAC
The candidate division KSB1 bacterium genome window above contains:
- a CDS encoding glycoside-pentoside-hexuronide (GPH):cation symporter, with translation MEQTRLSVREKIGYSLGDTASNLFFQSFMLFLMYFYTDVAGLPAAAIGTMFLVTRIWDAVNDPLMGMIADRTQTRWGKFRPYLLWFAIPFGVMGVLTFTAPGLSAPGKLIYAYATYTVMLMIYTAINVPYSALMGVISPNSLERTEISSYRFVAAFVGGFIVQAATMSLVKYLGHGNEAAGWQRAMGCLSALAVVLFILTFASTKERVYPPKGQKSDFFQDLRDLFGNRPWVLVAIATVFQLVYIVMRNSSIPYFFKYYIQNQQYIVLGKPISLSFETLTSSFLLSGTIVTIIGAILTKWFAKVFDKKNAYAGFLILSGVCCALFRLLEPHQLPLVYGLNLVLSFCLGPVSVLQWAMYTDTADYSEWKNRRRATGLVMSASLFALKLGLTLGGALVGWILAHYGFVANQPQTGRALDGILLLMSVYPALAGILGGGVMLFYPLTNKMMQKIERDLAERREAAPAA
- a CDS encoding glycoside hydrolase family 3 C-terminal domain-containing protein, with the translated sequence MAKDSPSSPSAAVRHTRLPYQDAALSVDERVKDLLGRMTLEEKVAQMLCIWSAKASHLFDEKGNLSPEGLRTHLRHGIGQIARLSDSRGGLTPREMMELSNAIQKFFVEETRLGIPVVFHEESLHGLVAREATSYPQAIALASTFDPDLVQEVFAAVAEDVRMRGAHQVLAPVVDVARDPRWGRVEETFGEDPHLVAQMGLAVVRGLQGDGSFKDNRHVMATLKHFAAHGQPESGINCAPANLSERLLRDVFLYPFREVVQKAKVASVMASYNEIDGVPSHANGWLLREVLREEWGFQGFVVSDYYAITELHRRDQALGHFVAGDKKEAALLAAMAGVNIELPDMDCYPFLLDLVREGRLKEQVLDELVGQMLRYKFIMGLFDNPFVPVEPGRVERKLENDREVALQAAREAIILLKNDGNLLPLQPKPGSTIAVIGPNADWVLLGGYSGTPKYYASVLQGIRQKMGGRCRVVYSEGCKITVGGSWQEDVVRLPDPEEDRRAIRKAVRVAKDADVIILALGGNEQTAREAWSRSHLGDRTNLDLLGRQNELAAALLATGKPVVVVLFNGRPKSINFIAQHVPAILECWYLGQETGYAVADVLFGDYNPGGKLPISFPRSVGHIPCYYNFKPSARRGYLFDDVTPLFPFGYGLSYTSFSFTNLRLERSTIRVGESTRVFVDVANTGRRAGDEVVQMYVRDMVSSVTRPVKELRGFRRVHLEPGGRVTVEFPVGFEQLAFTNIDKQCTVEPGDFEIMVGNSSRDEDLAKVTLHVIPAEVK